A single Acidaminococcus sp. DNA region contains:
- a CDS encoding ribonucleoside triphosphate reductase, with protein sequence MESKWSSTTAAQNGDSGVYYPGGLKEVIKRDGKVVPFEATKIENAVAKALMATGEINARDVSAVARAVELIVVSALSEQGTAVPNVEQIQDHVEEALMKCGYPKTAKAYILYRDRHKKARNTKQALLDYRKLVNGYIGENKDWRVKENSTVTMSLGGLILSNSGAVTANYWLTEVYDDEIAEAHRRCFIHLHDLSMLSGYCAGWSLKQLIEEGLGGVPDRITSAPAKHLSTLCNQMVNFLGIMQNEWAGAQAFSSFDTYLAPFVKVDNLSYEEVKQCIQSFIYGINTPSRWGSQAPFTNVTLDWTVPEDLANWPAIVGGKEMDFNYGDCQKEMDLINKAFLETMIEGDANGRGFQYPIPTYSITKDFDWSETENNRLLFEMTAKYGTPYFSNYINSDMKPSDVRSMCCRLRLDLRELRKKGGGYFGSGESTGSIGVVTLNLPRMAYLAKDEEDFYRILDHYMDVAARSLDIKRHVITNLLDNGMYPYTKHYLGSFRNHFSTIGLIGMEEALLNASWVHEDLTTEKGRRLAVKCLQHMRNRLSDYQEQYGDLFNLEATPAESTTYRFAKHDVEEFPDIITAAHEGQAPYYTNSSHLPVGYTDDIFEALEMEDELQTLYTSGTVFHGFLGERLPDWKSAMNLVKKIAVNFKLPYYTLSPTYSVCPKDGYISGEHFTCPKCGGETEVYSRITGYYRPIRNWNDGKVSEFQNRRTYKKKEETTKKRFQESAM encoded by the coding sequence ATGGAAAGCAAATGGAGCAGCACGACAGCTGCTCAAAACGGGGACAGCGGAGTCTATTATCCTGGAGGCCTGAAAGAGGTCATCAAACGGGATGGAAAAGTGGTTCCTTTTGAGGCTACCAAAATAGAGAATGCCGTTGCAAAGGCACTGATGGCCACCGGCGAAATCAATGCCCGTGACGTGTCTGCCGTAGCAAGGGCCGTAGAACTGATTGTCGTTTCTGCCCTGTCCGAACAGGGAACGGCTGTTCCCAATGTGGAGCAGATTCAGGATCATGTCGAAGAAGCGCTGATGAAATGCGGATATCCGAAGACGGCCAAGGCTTATATCCTGTACCGCGACCGGCACAAGAAGGCCCGTAACACCAAGCAGGCCCTTCTCGATTACCGCAAGCTGGTCAATGGATATATCGGTGAAAACAAAGATTGGCGAGTCAAGGAAAATTCGACCGTCACCATGAGTCTTGGTGGCCTGATTCTCAGCAATTCCGGCGCTGTCACGGCTAATTACTGGCTCACGGAAGTTTATGATGATGAAATTGCAGAAGCCCACCGGCGCTGTTTCATTCACCTTCATGACCTTTCCATGCTGTCCGGTTATTGTGCCGGCTGGAGCCTGAAGCAGCTCATCGAAGAAGGGCTCGGCGGTGTACCGGATCGGATTACTTCCGCCCCGGCAAAACATCTGTCGACGCTGTGCAACCAGATGGTCAATTTTTTAGGCATCATGCAGAATGAATGGGCAGGTGCCCAGGCATTTTCGTCTTTTGATACCTACCTGGCGCCTTTTGTCAAGGTAGATAACCTTTCTTACGAAGAAGTAAAACAGTGCATCCAATCCTTTATCTATGGCATCAATACGCCTTCCCGTTGGGGCAGCCAGGCGCCTTTTACCAACGTGACGCTGGACTGGACTGTTCCGGAAGACCTTGCTAATTGGCCTGCCATCGTCGGCGGCAAGGAGATGGATTTCAATTATGGAGACTGCCAGAAGGAAATGGATCTGATCAACAAGGCATTCCTTGAAACCATGATTGAAGGAGACGCCAATGGCCGCGGGTTCCAATACCCCATCCCGACCTACTCCATTACCAAGGATTTTGATTGGAGTGAAACGGAAAACAACCGCCTGCTCTTTGAAATGACGGCAAAATACGGCACTCCTTATTTTTCGAACTATATCAATTCCGATATGAAGCCGTCGGATGTGCGGTCCATGTGTTGCCGACTGCGCCTTGACCTGCGTGAACTCAGAAAAAAGGGCGGCGGCTATTTCGGCTCCGGTGAAAGTACGGGATCCATTGGTGTGGTAACCCTCAACCTGCCCCGCATGGCATACCTGGCCAAGGATGAGGAAGACTTTTACCGCATCCTGGACCACTACATGGATGTAGCGGCGCGTTCCCTCGACATCAAGCGGCACGTCATTACCAACCTTCTTGATAACGGAATGTATCCGTACACGAAGCATTACCTGGGCAGTTTCCGAAACCACTTCTCTACCATCGGTCTCATCGGCATGGAGGAAGCGCTGCTGAACGCCTCCTGGGTGCATGAAGATCTGACGACGGAAAAGGGCCGCAGACTCGCGGTAAAGTGCCTGCAGCACATGAGAAACCGTCTGTCCGACTACCAGGAACAGTATGGGGATTTGTTTAACCTGGAAGCGACTCCGGCAGAATCGACTACCTACCGTTTTGCCAAACATGATGTGGAGGAATTCCCTGATATCATCACCGCTGCCCACGAAGGACAAGCTCCTTATTACACCAACAGTTCCCACCTTCCGGTCGGTTATACCGATGACATCTTTGAAGCGTTGGAAATGGAAGATGAACTGCAGACGCTTTATACTTCCGGAACCGTTTTCCACGGCTTCCTCGGGGAACGTCTGCCCGATTGGAAGTCAGCCATGAACCTGGTCAAAAAGATTGCCGTAAACTTCAAACTTCCCTACTACACTTTGAGCCCGACCTACTCGGTCTGCCCGAAAGACGGCTACATTTCCGGAGAACATTTCACATGTCCGAAGTGCGGCGGCGAAACGGAAGTCTATTCGCGGATCACCGGTTATTACCGTCCTATCCGCAACTGGAACGACGGAAAAGTATCTGAGTTCCAGAATCGCCGGACCTATAAGAAAAAAGAAGAAACTACGAAAAAGCGCTTTCAGGAATCTGCCATGTAA
- a CDS encoding autotransporter outer membrane beta-barrel domain-containing protein, with the protein MGRLKRSRNLTKSILLALAAAAFPYLCAVPQGEASYLQPGQETTIGGTYSLPSDTFANFRGTSESGRTISAKAVSDVSISQGVGNLYMIGMGNGASDGTISLDMQGYDLSMDVNYVIIGILDKGDGTSNDTVQILNAGDVSLNTRQDMGNKVMNSGTGGLIEINGNSLTITSQETEAASYAGFSTKKESVSRVNMTGNIVIDVNSLGVATNSKGNALFESESGSILVNAAGSALKALSEGEQTFTAGRDIRLWTWTTTPTGTFMNKDVVYIAGSAAFEMDAGSDVDIVNTIDYDDTAAVHNNGGTITSESGGATNITGEMGYGILNESGTTEFTAGEGIFIGGDAADYDGNAVIGALETGISASGGTVTLHSDTEVTADTDVASSGGTITFEAGAVLSGTESAITVSDGGTVTAEDTESAKQVDGLISVIGTGSEANVVFAGSDSYLTGNVEATEEGTADLTFSDTALWTGESDTGLLAYQNGEATEEQIGTINLELNDSAVWLMTDSSSLTSLSGNGGTVYYQDGGEALQVGTVTGSHTWALDLNYADHSQSDMIYVVNGTSDSQTLVVKNLSELNNQMSDGDAVRFATVKNSGGGFTEGRTYYAVDGLYNDVLTVDYRTISEDPDADENYDDGEKPSQATVASLYGGDDATNIYLVKSTAVEENAGAVTPAKTRDIVWRYVTDLDTFTDRTGQIVYFTPGADQGGWVRLRYRNLGVDGVGEVDGNTYELGYTVVTRQDEERNDRFSASVSYGKESGSWEGYGGDLEIRDFTVSLFDTHEYYPSAEEMAKKPAWKQGTHSYWDNYFKYHHVKTEYGAVDHHTGLKYDGDYSQDVYSLSTEYGRVNKLDEKWSFVPQAQLQLSYIGGYDYEDSQGLHVDSDHDWSLIGRLGFDLVQNLDERTDSKLYFKASLLHEFLDGNDVTVRYGSDRLVNEADQSGTWGVVGLGYSSKIGDKQYFYLDAERYFGNDFSRTYNIRAGINWKF; encoded by the coding sequence GTGGGAAGGTTGAAGAGGAGTCGCAACTTAACAAAGAGCATACTACTAGCCCTTGCGGCAGCGGCTTTTCCGTATCTCTGCGCTGTGCCGCAGGGAGAAGCTTCGTATTTGCAGCCCGGGCAGGAAACTACCATCGGCGGAACTTACAGCTTACCCAGTGATACTTTTGCCAATTTTAGGGGAACAAGTGAAAGCGGCAGAACAATTTCTGCCAAAGCAGTTTCAGATGTTTCAATTTCACAAGGAGTTGGCAATCTGTACATGATTGGCATGGGAAATGGAGCCAGTGATGGTACGATTTCTCTGGATATGCAAGGCTATGATTTATCAATGGATGTAAATTATGTCATTATTGGTATTTTAGACAAGGGTGACGGGACAAGTAATGATACAGTCCAAATCCTGAATGCCGGTGATGTTTCATTGAACACGAGGCAAGACATGGGAAACAAAGTCATGAATTCCGGGACTGGCGGCCTGATTGAAATTAATGGAAACTCGTTAACAATTACTAGTCAGGAGACAGAGGCTGCTTCCTACGCTGGTTTTTCGACAAAAAAAGAGAGCGTTTCCAGGGTCAATATGACGGGGAATATTGTAATTGATGTAAACTCCCTCGGTGTTGCCACAAATTCTAAAGGTAATGCGCTGTTTGAAAGTGAGTCCGGTTCGATTCTTGTGAATGCGGCCGGTTCTGCTCTCAAAGCACTTTCAGAGGGAGAGCAGACGTTTACTGCAGGGCGCGATATCCGGCTGTGGACATGGACTACGACGCCTACCGGCACATTTATGAATAAAGACGTCGTGTATATCGCCGGCAGCGCTGCTTTTGAGATGGACGCAGGGAGCGACGTCGACATCGTAAATACCATCGACTATGACGACACCGCAGCCGTCCATAATAACGGCGGTACGATTACTTCTGAGAGCGGAGGCGCTACCAATATTACCGGAGAGATGGGGTATGGTATCCTGAATGAAAGCGGTACGACCGAATTTACCGCCGGCGAAGGTATTTTCATCGGCGGTGATGCGGCAGATTATGACGGAAATGCTGTAATCGGTGCGTTGGAAACGGGAATTTCTGCTTCCGGCGGAACAGTGACGCTTCATTCGGATACGGAAGTTACTGCAGATACAGATGTCGCTTCCAGTGGCGGTACGATAACTTTCGAAGCAGGGGCGGTTCTCTCCGGCACCGAAAGCGCTATCACTGTATCGGACGGCGGTACGGTTACTGCGGAAGATACCGAATCGGCTAAACAGGTGGATGGTCTGATTTCCGTAATAGGAACGGGGAGCGAAGCGAATGTCGTTTTTGCGGGGTCTGATTCCTATCTGACAGGAAATGTGGAAGCAACAGAAGAAGGAACGGCTGATTTGACGTTCAGTGATACGGCCCTTTGGACCGGTGAATCTGATACGGGACTCTTAGCTTACCAAAACGGGGAAGCAACGGAAGAGCAAATCGGCACGATCAACTTGGAACTCAATGACAGTGCTGTCTGGCTTATGACCGATTCCAGCTCCCTCACGAGTCTTTCGGGTAATGGCGGCACGGTTTATTACCAGGACGGCGGCGAAGCGCTGCAAGTCGGAACCGTCACGGGTTCTCACACGTGGGCCCTCGACCTCAACTACGCGGATCATTCCCAGAGCGACATGATTTACGTCGTGAACGGAACGTCTGACTCGCAGACACTTGTCGTGAAAAATCTGAGTGAGCTGAACAACCAGATGAGTGACGGCGACGCCGTGCGGTTTGCTACGGTGAAAAATTCCGGCGGCGGATTTACGGAAGGAAGAACGTATTACGCGGTCGATGGCCTTTATAACGACGTCCTGACCGTTGACTACCGTACCATTTCCGAGGACCCCGACGCAGATGAGAACTACGATGATGGTGAAAAACCGTCACAGGCGACGGTCGCCAGCTTGTACGGCGGAGACGACGCCACGAACATCTACCTTGTAAAATCAACTGCGGTAGAAGAGAACGCCGGTGCCGTTACACCAGCTAAAACTCGGGACATTGTGTGGCGTTACGTGACGGACCTTGATACGTTTACGGACCGTACCGGTCAGATCGTGTACTTCACGCCGGGTGCGGACCAGGGCGGCTGGGTGCGTCTGAGATACCGCAACCTCGGCGTCGACGGCGTCGGTGAGGTAGACGGAAACACGTACGAACTGGGCTATACTGTTGTAACCCGCCAGGATGAGGAACGAAATGACCGATTCAGTGCCTCTGTATCCTACGGAAAGGAATCGGGCAGCTGGGAAGGGTACGGCGGTGACCTCGAAATACGCGACTTTACGGTGAGCCTGTTCGATACGCATGAATATTACCCGAGTGCAGAAGAAATGGCGAAGAAGCCGGCCTGGAAACAGGGAACACACAGCTACTGGGATAACTATTTCAAGTACCATCATGTGAAGACGGAATACGGTGCTGTTGATCATCATACGGGCCTTAAATATGACGGGGACTACAGCCAGGACGTGTACAGCCTCTCCACGGAATACGGCCGGGTCAATAAGCTCGACGAAAAATGGAGTTTTGTGCCGCAGGCACAGCTGCAGCTGTCCTACATCGGTGGCTATGATTACGAAGATTCTCAGGGGCTGCATGTCGATAGTGACCATGATTGGAGCCTCATCGGGCGTCTGGGCTTTGACCTGGTTCAGAACCTTGATGAAAGGACGGACAGCAAGCTGTACTTCAAGGCAAGTTTGCTCCATGAATTTCTGGATGGTAACGATGTAACCGTTCGTTATGGCAGTGACCGTCTGGTGAACGAAGCCGACCAAAGCGGTACGTGGGGCGTTGTAGGTCTGGGATATAGCAGCAAGATTGGGGATAAACAATATTTCTATCTCGATGCGGAGAGGTACTTTGGAAATGACTTTTCAAGAACGTACAACATTCGTGCCGGAATCAACTGGAAGTTTTGA
- a CDS encoding autotransporter outer membrane beta-barrel domain-containing protein gives MYSLSTEYGRINKLDEKWSFVPQAQLQLSYLGGYDYEDSQGLHVDGDHDWSLIGRLGFDLVRNLDEKTDSKLYFKASLLHEFLDGNDVTVSYGSDRLVNEADQSGTWGVVGLGYSSKIGEKQYFYLDAERYFGNDFSRTYNIRAGINWKF, from the coding sequence GTGTACAGCCTCTCCACGGAATACGGCCGGATCAATAAGCTCGACGAAAAGTGGAGCTTTGTGCCGCAGGCACAGCTGCAGCTGTCTTACCTCGGCGGCTATGATTACGAAGATTCCCAGGGCCTGCACGTGGACGGCGACCATGACTGGAGTCTCATTGGCCGCCTGGGCTTTGATCTGGTAAGGAACCTTGATGAAAAGACGGACAGCAAGCTGTACTTCAAGGCAAGTTTGCTCCATGAATTCCTGGATGGCAACGATGTGACCGTAAGTTACGGCAGTGACCGTCTGGTGAACGAAGCCGACCAGAGTGGTACGTGGGGCGTTGTAGGTCTTGGCTATAGCAGCAAAATAGGGGAGAAGCAGTACTTCTATCTGGATGCGGAGAGGTACTTTGGAAATGACTTTTCAAGAACGTACAACATTCGTGCCGGAATCAATTGGAAGTTCTGA
- a CDS encoding autotransporter outer membrane beta-barrel domain-containing protein: protein MRRSDKTYYLTKRILTALVAAIPYFCAVPQVAASNLWPGQETTIGGSYCLGNDTFANFNGRGESGMTISVKAVSDVSVSQGAGGRYAIGMGNGASNDTISLDMQGHDLSMNVTYVVIGVLNDNNAGTRNNTIQILNAGDVTLSTENESTNKVMNSGINGLLEIQGDSLTISSQDSESNSYPGFVTNRQSVSRVNTTGDIAVNVNSLGVTVNNQCDASFESESGSILVNAAGSAFKGRSGGQQTFKAGKDIQLWTWTTADSSPTFTNKDVVYVTGGAALDMNARANIDIVNTIDYDGTVGLHNDGGTVTSVSGGTTVITGETGNGIINDKGTIDLTAGGGIYIGGDAWDSAGDEVVGALEKGIAAANGAVTLHSDTEVTAQQAVVSNGGTVTFAKGVVLNGSEGAVLVDGSGTVSAEDTASAKQVKGLISVSGTGSKADVVFNGSDSYLTGNVEATEEGTADLTFSDTALWTGKSDTGLLAYQSGEMAEEQTGTINLELNDSAVWLMTDSSSLTSLSGNGGTVYYQDGGEALQVGTVTGSHTWALDLNYTDHSQSDMIYVVNGTSDTQTLVVKNLSELNSQMSDGDAVRFATVKYAGGGFNEGTTYYVASGLYNDALTVDYRTISEDPDADENYDDGEKPLQATVASLYGGDDATNIYLVKSTEVEENAGAVTPSETRDIVWRYVTDLDTFTNRTGQSVYFTPGADQGGWVRLRYRNLGVDGVGEVDGNTYELGYTTVSRQNDERKDRFSASVSYGKESGSWEGYGGDLEIRDFTVSLFDTHEYYPSAEEMAKKPAWKQGTHSYWDNYFKYHHVKTEYGAVDHHTGLKYDGDYSQDVYSLSTEYGRVNKLDEKWSFVPQAQLQLSYLGGYDYEDSQGLHVDSDHDWSLIGRLGFDLVRNLDEKTDSKLYFKASLLHEFLDGNDVTVRYGSDRLVNEADQSGTWGVVGLGYSSKIGDKQYFYLDAERYFGNNFSHTYNVRAGVNWKF, encoded by the coding sequence ATGAGAAGGTCAGACAAGACGTACTACTTGACAAAGAGGATACTCACAGCCCTAGTGGCGGCAATTCCGTATTTTTGCGCTGTGCCGCAGGTGGCAGCTTCGAACCTGTGGCCTGGTCAGGAGACGACAATCGGTGGATCCTATTGCCTCGGAAACGATACCTTTGCGAATTTTAACGGGCGCGGTGAAAGCGGCATGACAATTTCTGTCAAAGCTGTTTCGGATGTTTCGGTTTCGCAGGGGGCCGGCGGACGCTATGCTATCGGTATGGGAAACGGGGCCAGTAATGACACGATTTCTCTGGATATGCAGGGTCACGATTTGTCAATGAACGTAACTTACGTCGTTATCGGGGTCCTGAATGATAACAATGCCGGAACCCGCAATAATACCATCCAGATTCTGAATGCCGGCGATGTTACGCTGAGTACTGAGAATGAAAGCACTAACAAAGTCATGAATTCCGGAATTAACGGTCTGCTTGAAATTCAGGGCGACTCATTGACCATCTCGAGCCAGGACTCAGAGTCTAACTCTTATCCGGGATTTGTGACAAATCGCCAAAGTGTTTCCAGAGTCAACACGACGGGGGATATTGCGGTCAATGTGAATTCACTCGGCGTAACCGTGAATAATCAATGCGATGCGTCTTTTGAAAGTGAATCCGGTTCGATCCTGGTAAATGCCGCCGGATCGGCTTTTAAGGGACGCTCAGGAGGCCAGCAGACCTTCAAAGCAGGGAAGGATATCCAGTTGTGGACGTGGACTACGGCAGACAGCAGCCCTACTTTTACGAATAAAGACGTGGTGTATGTCACCGGCGGCGCTGCTCTTGATATGAATGCAAGGGCTAACATTGATATCGTCAATACGATTGATTACGACGGAACAGTGGGCCTCCATAATGACGGCGGTACGGTAACGTCCGTAAGCGGCGGTACAACTGTGATTACCGGTGAAACGGGAAACGGCATTATCAACGACAAGGGAACGATTGACCTTACGGCGGGCGGCGGAATCTATATCGGCGGCGATGCGTGGGATTCTGCCGGAGATGAAGTCGTCGGCGCTTTGGAAAAGGGAATCGCTGCCGCAAACGGAGCGGTTACACTGCATTCGGATACGGAAGTTACGGCGCAGCAGGCTGTCGTTTCAAATGGCGGTACGGTGACCTTTGCAAAGGGAGTTGTCCTTAATGGGTCGGAAGGCGCTGTCCTTGTCGATGGCAGCGGCACGGTTTCTGCGGAAGACACCGCTTCTGCTAAACAGGTAAAAGGCCTGATCTCCGTGTCGGGGACGGGAAGCAAGGCAGATGTTGTATTTAACGGGTCTGATTCCTATCTGACAGGAAATGTGGAAGCAACAGAAGAAGGAACGGCTGATTTGACGTTCAGTGATACGGCCCTTTGGACCGGCAAGTCCGATACAGGGCTCTTAGCTTACCAAAGCGGAGAAATGGCGGAAGAACAAACCGGTACAATTAATCTCGAACTCAACGACAGCGCTGTCTGGCTCATGACGGATTCCAGCTCTCTCACGAGCCTTTCCGGCAATGGCGGCACGGTCTACTATCAGGACGGCGGCGAGGCTCTGCAGGTCGGAACCGTTACGGGCTCCCACACCTGGGCACTCGACCTCAACTACACGGACCATTCCCAAAGCGATATGATTTATGTCGTAAACGGTACGTCTGATACCCAGACGCTTGTCGTAAAGAATCTAAGTGAGCTGAACAGCCAGATGAGTGACGGCGATGCCGTGCGCTTTGCTACCGTGAAGTACGCCGGAGGCGGCTTCAACGAAGGCACGACATATTATGTGGCAAGTGGCCTTTATAACGATGCCCTGACCGTCGACTATCGTACGATTTCTGAGGATCCCGATGCAGATGAGAACTACGATGACGGTGAAAAACCGTTACAGGCGACGGTTGCCAGCCTGTACGGCGGTGACGACGCTACGAATATCTACCTTGTGAAATCAACCGAAGTGGAAGAAAACGCCGGTGCAGTTACACCAAGCGAAACTCGCGACATTGTGTGGCGTTATGTGACGGACCTCGATACCTTCACGAACCGTACCGGCCAAAGTGTATACTTCACGCCGGGTGCGGACCAGGGCGGCTGGGTGCGCCTCAGATATCGCAACCTCGGCGTGGATGGTGTTGGTGAAGTCGACGGAAACACGTACGAACTGGGGTATACGACCGTATCCCGTCAGAATGATGAACGAAAAGACCGATTCAGTGCCTCTGTATCCTACGGAAAGGAATCGGGCAGCTGGGAAGGGTACGGCGGTGACCTCGAAATACGCGACTTTACGGTGAGCCTGTTCGATACGCATGAATATTACCCGAGTGCAGAAGAAATGGCGAAGAAGCCGGCCTGGAAACAGGGAACACACAGCTACTGGGATAACTACTTCAAGTACCATCATGTGAAGACGGAATACGGTGCTGTTGATCATCATACGGGCCTTAAATATGACGGGGACTACAGCCAGGACGTGTACAGCCTCTCCACGGAATACGGCCGGGTCAATAAGCTCGACGAAAAATGGAGTTTTGTGCCGCAGGCACAGCTGCAGCTATCGTACCTCGGCGGTTATGATTACGAAGATTCCCAGGGGCTGCATGTCGATAGTGACCATGATTGGAGCCTTATCGGGCGCCTGGGCTTTGACCTGGTTCGGAACCTTGATGAAAAGACGGACAGCAAGCTGTACTTCAAGGCAAGTTTGCTCCATGAATTTCTGGATGGTAACGATGTAACCGTTCGTTATGGCAGTGACCGTCTGGTGAACGAAGCCGACCAAAGCGGTACGTGGGGTGTCGTAGGTCTGGGATATAGCAGCAAGATCGGAGATAAACAGTACTTCTATCTGGATGCGGAGAGGTATTTTGGCAATAACTTTTCCCACACATATAACGTTAGGGCTGGAGTCAACTGGAAGTTTTAA